GGCAAGGAATGCGTCATCCGCGCCTGGGCCTGCGACGCCAAGGGGTGAGCTGCCTCACTCGAGGTGGACTTCCGCTTTGGAAATATTGACGCTACGCTTGGCGCGAACCGTTCCATTCCCGTCATCGGCGCAAATCAATCATGCAATTCGACACCAAGATCGCGGTCAGCATCCGGACCGACCTTGAAGCGTGGCAGAAACTCAACGTCGCTTCCTTTCTCGCCGGCGGCATTGCCGCCGCCTTTCCCGAATGTATCGGCGAGCCCTATGGCGACGCGTCAGGCACCAAATATCTGTCGCTGATCGGCCAGCCGATCCTGATCTACGGCGCCGACCGGGCCGCACTTTCCCGCGCGCTGGAGCGGGCGCTGGCGAGAGACGTCACGCCCGCCGTCTATACCGAGGACATGTTCAAGACCACGCATGACGCCGCCAACCGTGAGGTGGTCAAGGCCGTGATCCGCGCCGAGCTCAAGCTCGTCGGCCTCGCGATGCGCGCCGAGCGCAAGGTGATCGACAAGATCGTCGACGGGCTGAAGTTTCACAGCTAACAGCAGGCCGGCAAACTCAGAGCGAGGTCCTCATACCGTTAACGCCTTTACAGGCGCGAAAGCCCTGATCGCAAATTCCGTGCCTTTAGAATGCCGAACGGATCTTCGCGGTGGGCGAGTTTCCGGTAGGTGGCCAGATCATCCTGCTGGATTGCCGGTCCCTCGCCACGTCGCCCAACAGAGCCCATGCCTGGTCCCAGCGGCAGCGAGGTGCCAACTCCCGCATAGAGGTAGCGATCACCGTAAGCCTGCTTCAATGCTGCGAAGGTCGGCTCGCCGGTGCAATGACCCGGCGCGATGCTCTCCACCTTGAACGTGTCCTTGAGCGTTGCCACGGTCCTGGCAATGGCCTCGTCCGGTGCGACGACGAGGTGGAAGCCGCCGGCGATCAAACGAATTTTGGGATTGATGGCTGTCGCCGCCTCGACGATCTTTTCGATCCCGGGGTGCGAGCAGCCGACCACGAGCACGACGCCGTCTGCGGTGTTGACAGCCAGCGACAACTCCTTGAGCTCCCGCGTGCCTGGAGCATCAGACACAAGCGCGAGCAGCGTAATGCCCGGGGCGATTTCCGTTGTCTTGTCGACAAGCTCGATGTTGGCTCGCTGCCAGGCGCTGCCGAACTTCATGACTTCCGGCGGCTTGCCGCCGTAGTAGCGCATCCCGGGCGGCAAGGATTCGTCCTTTCGGTAGAAGCTCGACGGCAGCGACGCGCCGAAAACGCCGAATCCTTCCTTGGGTGCGTAGATCTTCACCGTCGGATTCACGCTCAGAACATGGTTCAGGCCAGCCATGTGATCGGAGTGGCGATGTGACAGCACCACGAAGTCGATGCTGGTGAGGTCGATGTTCTTCGCCTTGACGTTGGCTGCGAAAATATCCGGGTCGTTGCCGGTGTCGAACAGGATCCGCTTGCCGGAGATTTCCACGAGCGCCGAGAAGCCCCAATCCTTTTTCATCGCCGCGTCAGTGCCGAAAGCGTCGTAGAGGATCGTGATCTGGCCGGCCGGTTCGGCCGCCGCGATAGGCGTCGCGGCAACCAGGACGGCCGTGACGGCAAGTGCGCCCGCAAGAAACAAATTTGCACGAAGTCCCATGGAAGCTCCTCCTCTTCGAGAAACCCAAGTTGCGCTTGATTGCAGCAGCGTTTCGCGATCCGCTTCGTTAGTCGTTCACGCACAATTCGCCGCGAACGTGGGAATCAAAACCGCCGCCTTGCCGGCCGATGCCGGTGAGAAAAATGAGCCGGCCAGGGGAAGTTGCTGCTCCTTCTCTACTGGACCTGCACTCTAATCCTGATTGGAAGGGTAAACCAGAGCGTGCCAGCGTACCCAGTATCCGAGGGTGGAAGTCGCGAGGCAGCCTATCCGCCGCGCGCGCCGGCGGGCCGGGGAGGCTGGGAGAACCCGTTTGCGAAGCGAAGTGCCTGGATATGAAAGAAGCTGCGCGCCAGAGAAGGTGGCGGTGCTTGGATAACGTTGACGCCCAACATCACAAACGATGCGGCAGTGGCAGTTCTGCCTCCGCCCTTGACGCAGCCGCTCGCCAAGCCAGAATGGCCGGTGGCTCGCGCCGGGAGGCGGTCAGATGAGGTTTTTGATTACTGCGCAGGATACGGCGGGAAACGTGACCCTTAACCGGGCGTCGGTTCCAGCCGCGTTGAAGAAAGCCACAGAACTGATATCGGACGGCTGCTGGAACGTCGAGATCGTAACGCCCGACGGGGCGACCTATCACCCCGGCGAGTTCGAAGCGTTGAGAGAGCGCGCTAGCGCGGCGAGCCCCGATACGTCGCTGACCGCGCAATAGCCCACATCCATTCGATCGGCGGGCACCCGAGTCCGTGCACGGCAGATGCGTCGTTATCTTGACGCACTCTGCTCGTCCTGCTGCCTCGTCAGGAATTACCCCTCCAGGGTAAATCCAACCCGCAAAGCGACCTGATAATGGCGAACGGATCCATCCTCGATGTGGCCGCGCGTTTGCACCACTTCGAACCATTTCATGCCGCGAACGGTCTTTGATGCGCGGGTGATCGCGTTCTGAACGGCATCCTCGATGCTTTTCTCGGAAGAGCCGACGAGTTCGAGGATCTTGTAAACGTGGTCCTTCATTTCGGCGGGATCTGGCACGGCGAACCTCCGTTGTAATGGGCGTGGGGCAATCAGGTCTATTTCCCCACGGCGGAATCTTGATCCGACGTGAGCCAACGCCATGCTCTCATCCGGGTTCCGACGGCCGGTAATGATTGGCGGGGGCGGGCGGCAGGATCCGTCTGAGAGGCGCGTGCCTGAGGCAATGTCCATCAGGGCGGTGCGCAATGGTTGTGGTGCGAGGTGACACCGCACCAAATTAGTCAGTTTCGCGCTTCCACGCATGCCCTGAAGTTCGTTATGTTGAGGGCCGAATGGTCCCGGAAGGCTCCTGGACTTAAGGGAGTGAGCACATCATGAAACGCCGTACGTTCCTCAAAGGCGGCGCCGTGGCCGGCGCGACGACACTGATTGCGGCGCCTGCGATTGCGCAAGGTGCGCCCGAGATCAAGTGGCGCCTGACCTCGAGCTTTCCAAAATCGCTCGATACCATTTTCGGCACGGCGCAGACCTTTGCGAAATACGTGGCTGATGCCACCGACAACAAGTTTCAGATCCAGACTTTTGCGGCAGGCGAGATCGTGCCCGGCCTGCAGGCGCTTGACGCCGTCAGCTCGGCGACCGTCGAGATGGCGCAGACGCCGCTCTATTTCTACATCGGCAAGGAGCCGGCGCTGGCCTATGCCACCGGCGCGCCGTTCGGCATGAACCATCGCCATCAGCATTCCTGGTGGTCGTTCGGCGGCGGCGCCGAGCTCTGCAACGAGGCGCTGAAACCTTTCAAGACGCATGCGATCCTGTGCGGCAATTCCGGCACGCAGATGGGCGGCTGGTTTCGCAAGGAGATCAAGACGGTCGATGATCTCCAGGGCCTCAAATTCCGCATCGCCGGCATGGGCGGCCATGTGCTGGCAAAACTCGGCATCGTGCCGCAGCAGATCGCGGGCGGCGAAGTCTATTCAGCACTCGAGAAGGGATCGATCGACGCCGCGGAGTTCGTCGGGCCCTATGACGATGAGAAGCTCGGCTTCTACAAGGTGGCGAAGTACTACTATTTCCCCGGCTGGTGGGAAGGCGGCGCCATGCTGCACATGATCGTCAACGAAGAGAAGTGGAATGCGCTTCCAAGGCAATATCAGGCCGTCCTGAACCAGGCCGGTGCGGCCGCCGGCGCGTGGATGATTGAAAAATATGACAGCGTCAATCCTGCCGCCCTGAAGCGGCTTGTCGCCGGTGGCGCCGAGTTGCGCGCGTTCCCGCAGCCGGTCATGGAGGCCTGCTACAAAGCCACGCAAGACCATCTGAACGAGATCGCCGAGAAGAGCCCGCTGTTCAAGAAGACCAAGGAGAGCCACGACGCGTACATGAAGGAAGTGCTGTTCTACACGCAGATCGCGGAAAACTATTACGACAACTACCTGCTCAGCAAAATGCGCAAGGGGTGAGGGCGCAAGGACCGGGAGAGTCGGGTAGGAAGAGAACGTAGCCCGGATGAGCGAAAGCGACATCCGGGTCTAAACCCCGGATATCGCTCCGCTCATGCGGCCAACCAGCTGATTACGCCGCCGTGGCGCTGACATAAGGAATGCTGGCGACGATAGCGAAAAGCAGGATCGCGTTGCACAACATGCCGCCCCAATGCAGCCGCCGCGGCCGGCGCACCGCCGCGGCGTCGCCGGGATCCCTGGCGCTGAGCTGGGCATCCCACTGCTGCAGAAACCACCCGCGTGCCCAGACCGCGAAAGCCGCAATCCAGACGACGCCCCCGCAATGCCGGCAGGCTTCAAGCCCGATCTTGGCATGGCTCTCAATTCATCCTTCCGCCGGTCGTGCAACTGATGTAGCCTGACTATGAGCTGCCGAGCGGGACGTGCCGAAGTCCCTTTTATCTTAGCCGCAGCGTTCATGCCGTCGGCAGGCGTGCATCGAAATTAAACTGACGTCTGCGTGTGCGGCCTCCCGTGCGGCTCCGCAGGGACTCCGCATGCCAGCAGTTTGGGAGGCCGCAATGAAAGTTCCGCGCCGCCAATTCCTGCATCTGGCAGCTGCCGCTGCCACGCTTCCGGCATTATCCCGGTTCGCCAGCGCGCAGAGCTACCCGACGCGACAGGTGCACCTGCTTGAGGGCTTTGGTCCCGGCGGTGCACCCGACATCGTCGCGCGATTGATCGGTCAATCGCTGTCGGAGCGACTTGGACAGTCATTTGTCATCGAGAATCGCAGTGGTGCTACCGGCAGCATCGCGACTGAAGCAGTCGTACGGGCAGCCCCGGACGGCTACACGCTGCTGCTGGTTACCACCCCACATGCGATCAATGCGGCCCTGCTCAAGCTCAACTTCGACTTCATCCGTGATATCGCGCCGATCGCAGGTATCGTTCGTGTGCCCTTGGTCATGGAGGTCCACCCATCGGTTCCAGCCAAGACAGTCGCGGAGTTCATCGCCTACGCGAAGGCCAATCCCGGCAAGGTCAATATGGCGTCAGCCGGGATCGGATCTACACCCCACGTGGCTGGCGAAATGTTCAAAACAATGGCCGGCGTCGATCTCTTTCACGTACCTTATCGGGGCGCGCAGGTGTTTCCTGCCCTTCTTACCGGCGAAGCGCAGGTCTATTTTGGCCCGCTACTCTCATCGATCGAATATGTCAGGGCCGGCAATTTCCGTGCTCTGGCGGTAACGACGGTGACGCGTTCGGCAATATTGCCCGACGTTCCGGCGCTGCACGAAATCTTGCCCGGTTACGAGGCAAGCGCATGGTTCGGCATTGGCGGTCCAAGGCGCACTCCAGAAGAAGTCATCGAAAAACTGAACAAGGAAGTCAACGTCAGCATCGCCGATCCGAAACTCCAAGCGCGGCTTGCCGATCTGGGCGGCACGGCTCTTGGCGGTTCGCCCGCCGACTTCGCCAAATTGATCTCGGACGAGGTCAAGAAATGGAGCAGGGTGGTTTTGGCGGCCAATATGAAACGGGAATGAGCAGCAGGGGGCTGCCGAACTACGGGATTTCGGTCGGCCTATGTCCGTTTTAAGTCACGAGTGGATATCAATCTCGGCAATTGCAACGTCTGCTTCACTTCCAATAGCAAACCTGATCAAGCCTGAGTGGCTGCGACGTAAGGAATGCTGCCAACGATCGCGGCAAGCTGGACCGCATTGAACAGCATGCCGCCCCAATGCAGCCGGCGTAGCCGGCGCACCGCCTCGGCGTCGCCGGCATCCCTGGCGCTGAGCTGGTCATCCCACTGGCGTAGAAACCAGTTGCGCTCCCAGATCGCGAAAGCCGTGATCAAGGCGATGCCAATGGCGAAAACCGGTCGGCCCGTCACGGCGAAGACCACCGTCCGATCACACCGGCAATGCTCGTCATCAGAAAATGCACACTGAACATGCCGCGCAACAGCTGAGTGACTTGTGGGATGTCGAGCTTCACCAGCAGAAAGGCGGGCGCGGCCAGAAGAAAATAACCCATCGGAAAAAGCAGGATGACAATGGCGGCTAAGGCTATTCCGTCTGGCGTCATGCGATCACCCCTTCTTTTTTCCCGATCGGGCGAGGGCCTTGCGGCGGCAGCTTATGATAATACCGCGGATTGTATTTGCACCATTGGGCTTTGGTCGGATCAGCCGCGCTTGCCGCCAACCGAGACGAAGGCCATCAGACAGGGCTCCGGCAATGGGTTGCGCCAGCGATGCCGCGTGCCGTTCTGCACGATGCAATCGCCCTGGCGCAAATGGACCATCTTTCCGTCGTCCAATTCCAGCGTCATCTCGCCGCGAACCACGACCCCGTAATCGATGGTGTTCGTGGTGTGCATGCCCGGCGCGCTGCGGTCGAAATGGTCGCCCATGCCGGGGACCTTGTCCGACAGTTCCTTCAGCGCGCTCTCGAAGGTGACGCCCGGCGGCGGCTTGTAGCCTTCGGGGCGCTTGGGCGGATACGAGATCAGGCGAAACAGCGTGCCGCCCGGGCCGGGAAAGTCCTTCGTTCCCTTGAGCATCGGGTCCGGCTCCAGGCCGGTGAGCCCTGGCACGCCCTCGGTCATGTAGAGCTCGTAGAAAGTCAGTCCCGGATTGGAATCGATCTCTGCCACCTTGGACGTGACGTCAAAGGACTTGAACACCGACTTGCCGGCTTCATCGCGGCCGGTCAGTGCCCGCTTGGGCGGGGGCAGCTCGCTCGAATCTTTTGCGCCAGCCGGTTGTGGCATTGCGGCGAGGGCGCCTCCGCCGACCATGGCGGAGAGCGCCTGCAGCAGTTGACGCCGATCCCCGCCTTCAAGTCGTTCGGCGGAAAGCTCCACATCATCGGAGGATTTGTTCTTGCCCCGTGACCACCAGCGCCAAGAAAACTGCCGAGAGAACCTGCCCATCCGCATCCTCCGTTGTCACGTGCCATCAGCCGCTGCAATCAAGGAATGATCGGCGCGCGGCCCGCAAATGTAACAAGGACGTGAACATTGGCCAGCCTACTTCCGGCTAGCTCGAGCCCGGAAGTCAGGGGCGCAACGAGGCGTCAGGACCGGGACATCATGCGCGTCGCGTAGTCCCCCTTAGCGCAAG
This portion of the Bradyrhizobium sp. AZCC 2262 genome encodes:
- a CDS encoding MBL fold metallo-hydrolase; this translates as MGLRANLFLAGALAVTAVLVAATPIAAAEPAGQITILYDAFGTDAAMKKDWGFSALVEISGKRILFDTGNDPDIFAANVKAKNIDLTSIDFVVLSHRHSDHMAGLNHVLSVNPTVKIYAPKEGFGVFGASLPSSFYRKDESLPPGMRYYGGKPPEVMKFGSAWQRANIELVDKTTEIAPGITLLALVSDAPGTRELKELSLAVNTADGVVLVVGCSHPGIEKIVEAATAINPKIRLIAGGFHLVVAPDEAIARTVATLKDTFKVESIAPGHCTGEPTFAALKQAYGDRYLYAGVGTSLPLGPGMGSVGRRGEGPAIQQDDLATYRKLAHREDPFGILKARNLRSGLSRL
- a CDS encoding tripartite tricarboxylate transporter substrate binding protein, yielding MKVPRRQFLHLAAAAATLPALSRFASAQSYPTRQVHLLEGFGPGGAPDIVARLIGQSLSERLGQSFVIENRSGATGSIATEAVVRAAPDGYTLLLVTTPHAINAALLKLNFDFIRDIAPIAGIVRVPLVMEVHPSVPAKTVAEFIAYAKANPGKVNMASAGIGSTPHVAGEMFKTMAGVDLFHVPYRGAQVFPALLTGEAQVYFGPLLSSIEYVRAGNFRALAVTTVTRSAILPDVPALHEILPGYEASAWFGIGGPRRTPEEVIEKLNKEVNVSIADPKLQARLADLGGTALGGSPADFAKLISDEVKKWSRVVLAANMKRE
- a CDS encoding dodecin, whose translation is MKDHVYKILELVGSSEKSIEDAVQNAITRASKTVRGMKWFEVVQTRGHIEDGSVRHYQVALRVGFTLEG
- a CDS encoding TRAP transporter substrate-binding protein, which encodes MKRRTFLKGGAVAGATTLIAAPAIAQGAPEIKWRLTSSFPKSLDTIFGTAQTFAKYVADATDNKFQIQTFAAGEIVPGLQALDAVSSATVEMAQTPLYFYIGKEPALAYATGAPFGMNHRHQHSWWSFGGGAELCNEALKPFKTHAILCGNSGTQMGGWFRKEIKTVDDLQGLKFRIAGMGGHVLAKLGIVPQQIAGGEVYSALEKGSIDAAEFVGPYDDEKLGFYKVAKYYYFPGWWEGGAMLHMIVNEEKWNALPRQYQAVLNQAGAAAGAWMIEKYDSVNPAALKRLVAGGAELRAFPQPVMEACYKATQDHLNEIAEKSPLFKKTKESHDAYMKEVLFYTQIAENYYDNYLLSKMRKG
- a CDS encoding DUF2000 family protein — protein: MQFDTKIAVSIRTDLEAWQKLNVASFLAGGIAAAFPECIGEPYGDASGTKYLSLIGQPILIYGADRAALSRALERALARDVTPAVYTEDMFKTTHDAANREVVKAVIRAELKLVGLAMRAERKVIDKIVDGLKFHS
- a CDS encoding cupin domain-containing protein, with the translated sequence MGRFSRQFSWRWWSRGKNKSSDDVELSAERLEGGDRRQLLQALSAMVGGGALAAMPQPAGAKDSSELPPPKRALTGRDEAGKSVFKSFDVTSKVAEIDSNPGLTFYELYMTEGVPGLTGLEPDPMLKGTKDFPGPGGTLFRLISYPPKRPEGYKPPPGVTFESALKELSDKVPGMGDHFDRSAPGMHTTNTIDYGVVVRGEMTLELDDGKMVHLRQGDCIVQNGTRHRWRNPLPEPCLMAFVSVGGKRG